Proteins encoded in a region of the Pseudothermotoga elfii DSM 9442 = NBRC 107921 genome:
- a CDS encoding TM0106 family RecB-like putative nuclease, whose translation MNGGEVMNENIWFDDIEQFLVCPRRYCIEKTSRNYERIPDEQKTRELMKLKFSIEKPVISADLFGNTLISSPDAIVPHGEMWKILMKKTAKRFKKKYLLEAAFHGYVFSSNGYIISQVIVESPYFRASIDWKEGIPHLFSVIENIVYSQMDDPPVPKPVSQCKTCRHVLECTKILVKEGSLLAIHGLNSKLKMKLIEQGVTDLPDILSKDIDYISIDTVEKLRKKVTALLEDKVLVISQYDRLEEGVFLDIESHPLKDFDYLFGVLVDDKYIPYLCESIEDEYRVFGELLDFLDRTSGPIYHYCPYEPSRFSSLVNRWSDLGTVYRKIKTRFVDVYQILVKHIALPLFTYSLKSVARFLGYQWRTNLDGLRASRYYQLWLSTRDQEYLDILLEYNEDDTRATKLVVEKLNYFRNQKVIYR comes from the coding sequence ATGAATGGTGGAGAAGTTATGAATGAAAATATCTGGTTTGATGACATTGAACAGTTTCTCGTCTGCCCAAGGAGGTATTGCATAGAAAAAACATCCAGAAATTATGAACGTATACCAGACGAACAGAAAACAAGAGAATTGATGAAACTAAAATTTTCTATCGAAAAACCTGTAATCTCCGCCGATCTTTTCGGGAATACCCTCATCTCATCACCCGACGCGATAGTTCCCCATGGAGAGATGTGGAAGATTTTAATGAAAAAAACTGCCAAAAGATTTAAGAAGAAGTATTTGCTGGAAGCAGCTTTTCACGGATATGTTTTTTCAAGCAACGGATATATAATTTCTCAGGTTATTGTTGAATCGCCTTATTTTAGAGCAAGTATAGACTGGAAAGAAGGCATCCCTCATCTTTTTAGTGTTATAGAAAACATTGTTTATTCACAGATGGACGATCCTCCCGTGCCAAAACCTGTTTCTCAGTGCAAAACCTGCAGACACGTTCTTGAATGTACAAAAATACTTGTTAAAGAAGGGAGTTTGTTAGCGATACACGGTTTGAACAGCAAATTGAAGATGAAATTGATTGAACAAGGTGTGACAGATCTTCCGGATATTTTATCGAAAGATATAGATTATATCTCTATAGATACTGTTGAAAAACTCAGGAAAAAGGTGACCGCCTTACTTGAAGATAAGGTTCTGGTCATATCCCAGTATGACAGGTTGGAAGAAGGTGTTTTTCTTGATATAGAGTCACACCCACTGAAAGATTTTGATTACTTATTTGGTGTGCTTGTTGACGATAAATATATTCCCTATCTCTGTGAGTCAATAGAAGATGAATACAGAGTTTTTGGAGAACTCCTCGATTTTCTTGATAGAACAAGTGGTCCCATATATCATTATTGTCCATATGAACCTTCTCGATTTTCCTCTCTTGTGAACAGATGGAGTGATTTGGGGACTGTATATAGAAAGATAAAGACAAGATTTGTCGATGTCTATCAAATTTTAGTGAAACATATTGCTCTTCCTCTTTTCACATACTCACTGAAAAGTGTAGCACGCTTTTTGGGTTATCAATGGCGCACAAATCTCGATGGTCTAAGAGCTTCGAGATATTATCAATTATGGCTTTCTACACGTGATCAGGAATATCTCGATATTCTCCTTGAATATAACGAAGATGACACGCGTGCTACAAAGCTCGTGGTGGAAAAACTAAATTACTTTCGAAATCAAAAAGTAATTTACAGATAA